A section of the Campylobacter lanienae NCTC 13004 genome encodes:
- a CDS encoding FAD-binding and (Fe-S)-binding domain-containing protein has translation MQDYEGFYKAAFKLFDGRVYKDYLRRFCYGVEASCYSYIPKLVLMLKSEKEIIKAFELSRKFNTPLCFRGAGTSLSGQSSCDTVLVCLDFSWDHMKVSRDANSINLGCGVIGENANKALKPLGKKIGPDPATIAAAQIGGIVNNNSSGMCCGVKQNSYNTLKSIRVILGDGTTLDSSDGLSVASFRNSHKELIEQILNLRSQILADTELCELIRRKYKIKNTTGYSINALLDYSDPIDIITHLFIGSEGTLGFVSSVELECVNDEKFKACALLFYDDILKAAKVVEILAKFENEISSAEIMDYGSLKAASKFKGVSEILPDIKDGEVCILIQSQNNSQDRLNEQIQKIKDAIKDYPTSQEMKFSFDESEFANWWKIRKGIFPIAATAKRPGSSVITEDICFEIKDLGEGIKSLQELFKKHGFEDSAIIFGHALAGNLHFIITPDLNQNSEFESFANLVEDMSMMVSNFGGSIKAEHGTGRMVAPFVELEWGAKAYAINRKIKEIFDPHTLINPDVIITDDKEIYKKNIKQSAIIGNEFDDCVECGFCEKNCPSNKLTLSPRQRIALKREIQRLGALSDKASKKLLKELKDGAKYFLNESCAACSMCEELCPVGLNTANLALNERIAYASDTSKKIAQLANSNFTTTLNGAKFALTASNLLNTNMIRKLSFKANEIIKTPVLREYLPRKNSYKLMDKNYGFNESVVYFSSCLNRSFAPNQNLNDKRPIQEVFESLCKKAKINVIYPNEINDMCCGKVFTNYPDTKELNRAKNIDILKVATNDGKYPVVIDHGACSYELIKSLKDRFEIYDLSEYLLKFIAPKLTISKANHAIGLYTMCASKKLGLDSTMSSLARICTNGQILIDEKTACCGFAGYKGFFTPKLNLHATMKFKRFYQNSAVNIGFSNSSTCEIGLSEASGFSWQHIAYLLDSVSISQK, from the coding sequence ATGCAAGATTATGAAGGGTTTTATAAGGCCGCTTTTAAGCTCTTTGATGGTAGAGTTTATAAAGATTATTTACGCCGATTTTGCTATGGTGTGGAGGCCTCTTGCTACTCATATATACCAAAGCTAGTTTTAATGCTAAAAAGCGAAAAAGAGATTATAAAGGCTTTTGAGTTATCTCGTAAATTTAACACTCCACTATGTTTTAGAGGTGCTGGGACTAGTCTAAGCGGTCAAAGCTCGTGTGATACGGTGCTAGTTTGTTTGGATTTTAGCTGGGATCATATGAAGGTCAGTAGAGATGCTAACTCTATAAATTTAGGTTGTGGGGTTATCGGTGAAAATGCCAATAAAGCCCTAAAACCACTAGGCAAAAAGATCGGCCCCGATCCTGCTACTATCGCTGCGGCGCAAATTGGCGGAATTGTCAATAACAATTCAAGCGGAATGTGCTGCGGAGTCAAGCAAAACTCATATAACACACTAAAATCCATTAGAGTAATTTTAGGCGATGGCACCACTCTTGATAGCTCTGACGGCTTAAGTGTGGCTAGTTTTAGAAATAGCCATAAAGAGTTAATAGAGCAAATTCTAAATTTACGCTCTCAAATCCTAGCTGATACTGAGCTTTGTGAGCTTATAAGGCGAAAATATAAGATCAAAAATACAACCGGCTATAGCATTAATGCCCTTTTGGATTATAGCGATCCAATTGATATTATTACTCATCTATTTATCGGTAGTGAGGGGACTTTAGGTTTTGTAAGTAGCGTAGAATTAGAGTGCGTGAATGATGAGAAATTCAAAGCCTGTGCGCTTTTGTTTTATGATGATATCTTAAAAGCGGCTAAGGTTGTGGAGATTTTGGCTAAATTTGAAAATGAGATTTCTAGTGCGGAGATTATGGATTATGGCTCACTTAAGGCTGCTTCTAAATTCAAAGGCGTGAGCGAAATTTTGCCTGATATTAAAGATGGAGAAGTCTGTATCTTGATCCAGAGCCAAAACAACTCTCAAGATAGATTAAATGAGCAAATTCAAAAGATAAAAGATGCGATCAAAGATTATCCAACTAGTCAAGAGATGAAATTTAGCTTTGATGAGAGCGAATTTGCTAATTGGTGGAAGATTAGAAAAGGGATATTTCCTATCGCTGCTACAGCTAAAAGGCCTGGAAGTAGCGTAATCACAGAAGATATATGCTTTGAGATAAAAGATCTTGGAGAGGGGATTAAAAGCCTTCAAGAGCTATTTAAAAAGCATGGATTTGAAGATAGTGCTATAATTTTTGGCCACGCATTAGCGGGTAATTTACACTTTATAATCACGCCTGATTTAAACCAAAATAGCGAATTTGAGAGTTTTGCGAATTTGGTTGAAGATATGTCTATGATGGTTTCAAATTTTGGCGGAAGTATCAAGGCTGAGCATGGCACCGGTAGGATGGTAGCGCCATTTGTAGAGCTAGAGTGGGGAGCAAAAGCTTATGCCATAAATAGAAAAATCAAAGAGATTTTTGACCCACACACTCTAATAAATCCCGATGTAATCATCACAGATGACAAAGAGATATACAAAAAAAATATCAAGCAATCAGCCATTATAGGAAATGAATTTGATGATTGTGTGGAGTGTGGATTTTGTGAGAAAAACTGCCCATCTAATAAGCTAACTCTAAGCCCACGCCAAAGAATAGCCCTAAAAAGAGAGATACAAAGACTAGGGGCTTTAAGTGATAAAGCTAGCAAAAAGCTACTAAAAGAGCTAAAAGATGGAGCCAAATACTTCTTAAATGAGAGTTGCGCAGCCTGTTCTATGTGCGAAGAGCTATGCCCTGTTGGGCTAAATACGGCCAATTTAGCCCTAAATGAGAGAATAGCATACGCAAGCGATACAAGCAAAAAGATCGCTCAACTAGCAAATTCCAATTTCACCACCACGCTAAATGGCGCCAAATTCGCTCTTACAGCATCAAATTTATTAAACACGAATATGATAAGAAAGCTATCATTTAAAGCAAATGAGATTATCAAAACTCCTGTTTTAAGAGAGTATCTCCCACGCAAAAATAGCTATAAATTGATGGATAAAAACTATGGATTTAATGAAAGTGTGGTATATTTTTCAAGTTGTCTAAATAGATCTTTTGCCCCAAACCAAAATTTAAATGACAAACGCCCTATCCAAGAGGTTTTTGAATCACTATGTAAAAAAGCCAAGATAAATGTGATCTATCCAAATGAGATTAATGATATGTGCTGTGGGAAAGTCTTTACCAATTATCCAGATACAAAAGAGCTAAATAGAGCCAAAAATATCGATATCTTAAAAGTCGCTACAAATGATGGCAAATATCCTGTGGTGATAGATCACGGCGCTTGCTCTTATGAGCTGATAAAATCGCTTAAAGATAGATTTGAAATTTATGATTTGAGCGAGTATCTGCTAAAATTCATCGCCCCAAAACTCACTATTTCTAAAGCCAACCACGCTATAGGTCTATACACAATGTGTGCTAGTAAAAAGCTAGGATTAGATAGCACTATGAGTAGCCTAGCTAGGATCTGTACTAATGGGCAAATTTTGATTGATGAGAAGACAGCATGTTGCGGTTTTGCTGGGTATAAAGGGTTTTTTACCCCGAAATTAAATTTACACGCTACAATGAAATTCAAAAGATTTTACCAAAATAGCGCAGTCAATATCGGTTTTAGCAACTCTAGCACCTGTGAAATTGGGTTAAGCGAGGCAAGTGGATTTAGCTGGCAGCATATTGCCTATTTACTAGATAGCGTTAGCATTAGTCAAAAATAA
- the rsmG gene encoding 16S rRNA (guanine(527)-N(7))-methyltransferase RsmG translates to MSDEFWQIVAKFDEILKKFNKIHNLTNYKDIKPVALDSIEPIKFLGFEPKVCVDVGSGAGFPAIFLAMILRECEFHLYEPIAKKSSFLSYASANLKLQNITIHSQKLENSKKIKADLITSRALMKTADLIEICQGFYDENTTFLLYKGSNAKFEIEELKCDKQIYCQNERNYVVLKGLK, encoded by the coding sequence ATGAGTGATGAATTTTGGCAAATCGTAGCCAAATTTGATGAAATTTTAAAGAAATTTAATAAAATTCATAATCTAACAAATTATAAAGATATCAAGCCAGTAGCCCTTGATAGCATAGAACCGATTAAATTTCTAGGCTTTGAGCCTAAGGTTTGTGTGGATGTAGGCAGTGGGGCTGGATTTCCGGCGATATTTTTGGCTATGATTTTAAGAGAGTGCGAGTTTCATCTATATGAGCCAATTGCGAAAAAATCAAGCTTTTTATCCTATGCGAGTGCGAATTTGAAACTTCAAAATATCACTATACATAGCCAAAAATTAGAAAATTCCAAAAAGATTAAAGCTGATTTAATCACATCTAGGGCGTTGATGAAAACGGCTGATTTGATCGAAATTTGCCAAGGATTTTATGATGAGAATACGACATTTTTACTATATAAAGGCTCAAATGCGAAATTTGAGATTGAAGAGTTAAAATGTGATAAGCAAATTTATTGCCAAAATGAGCGAAATTATGTAGTATTAAAGGGGTTAAAATGA
- the htpX gene encoding zinc metalloprotease HtpX has protein sequence MELFKTAFFMVALMLLFVFIGGMIGGVGGMMVAFCIAVAMNFFSYFYSDKLILRHYNAHEIEPSNELYSITRNLCYKANLSMPKLYIINDPIPNAFATGRNPNNSAVALTTGLLDTLNMDEIAAVIAHELGHIRHYDILTGSIAAIFAGAIAILANFAQFGAMLGSNQNRQNPILMIALAIIMPLAATIIQMSISRSREFEADRFSASITSANDLANALLKLESSNQRGVVKNANEQTAHMFIISPFSGGIASGISNLFRTHPTTKQRVERLRELSYQNPAKRYFNS, from the coding sequence ATGGAGCTATTTAAGACGGCGTTTTTTATGGTGGCGCTTATGTTGCTTTTTGTCTTTATCGGTGGGATGATCGGCGGAGTTGGTGGGATGATGGTAGCATTTTGTATCGCTGTAGCTATGAATTTTTTCAGCTATTTTTATAGTGATAAGCTGATTTTAAGACACTATAACGCCCATGAAATCGAGCCATCTAATGAGCTTTATAGTATCACTAGAAATTTATGTTATAAAGCAAATTTATCAATGCCAAAACTCTATATAATCAACGATCCAATCCCAAACGCATTTGCCACCGGACGCAACCCAAACAACTCAGCCGTAGCACTCACCACGGGATTGCTCGATACATTAAATATGGATGAGATAGCAGCAGTTATCGCTCACGAGCTAGGCCACATAAGGCACTATGATATCCTAACAGGCTCTATCGCCGCTATCTTTGCTGGGGCGATTGCTATTTTGGCGAATTTCGCTCAATTTGGTGCTATGCTAGGAAGCAATCAAAACCGCCAAAATCCCATTTTAATGATCGCTCTAGCTATCATAATGCCGCTAGCTGCTACCATAATCCAGATGAGTATCTCACGCTCAAGGGAGTTTGAAGCAGATAGATTTTCAGCTTCGATAACTAGCGCTAATGACCTAGCAAACGCTCTATTGAAATTAGAGAGTAGCAATCAGCGTGGCGTAGTGAAAAATGCTAATGAACAAACCGCTCATATGTTTATTATAAGTCCATTTAGCGGCGGTATCGCAAGTGGGATATCTAATCTCTTTCGCACTCATCCTACAACCAAGCAAAGAGTGGAGAGACTAAGAGAGTTAAGCTATCAAAACCCAGCTAAAAGGTATTTTAATAGCTGA
- a CDS encoding anaerobic C4-dicarboxylate transporter, translating into MEFLTQLSDGKQFAIQLLVVLICLFYGARKGGIALGLLGGVGMFVLTFGFDVAPGKPAIDVIFTILCVVVASATLLASGGLDVMLQIAERILRRNPKFLTILAPFVTAFLTILCGTGHVVYTMMPIIYDIAIKNGIRPERPMAAASVSSQMGIIASPVSVAVVSLTAMLLAPGVKHLEGFDGYLNLLAITVPSTLIGVLAVGIYSWFRGKDLDKDEEFQTKIHNDPEFKKYVYGDSKTLLDVKLPTIEWVAMWIFLGAIAIVAILGAFPELRPAFDNGKGVMKPMSMVSVIQIFMLITGAILIIATKVKAGEIAQNAIFRSGMIAIVAVFGISWMANTMFSVHTPMLKESLGGIVQLYPWTYAIMLLLISKFVNSQAAALAAFVPLALGIGVDPAIIVAFAPACYGYYILPTYPSDLATIQFDRSGTTKIGKYVINHSFIIPGLLGVFVSCVFGYIFTTFAGYL; encoded by the coding sequence ATGGAGTTTTTAACACAATTAAGCGATGGCAAACAATTTGCTATTCAGCTTTTGGTTGTTTTGATTTGTCTATTTTATGGTGCTAGAAAGGGCGGTATAGCTCTTGGCTTGCTTGGCGGTGTTGGTATGTTCGTGCTTACATTTGGTTTTGATGTGGCTCCTGGCAAACCAGCTATTGATGTTATTTTTACTATTTTATGCGTGGTTGTAGCTAGTGCAACCTTACTTGCTAGTGGCGGTCTTGATGTAATGCTTCAAATTGCTGAAAGAATCCTAAGGAGAAATCCTAAATTCTTAACAATCCTAGCCCCATTTGTAACTGCGTTTTTAACAATTCTATGCGGGACTGGACATGTGGTTTATACAATGATGCCAATTATCTATGATATCGCTATCAAAAATGGAATTCGCCCAGAGCGACCTATGGCCGCAGCATCAGTTAGCTCGCAAATGGGTATCATCGCAAGTCCTGTGAGCGTGGCGGTGGTATCTTTGACAGCTATGCTATTAGCTCCTGGTGTTAAGCATTTAGAGGGCTTTGATGGATATTTGAATTTACTTGCGATCACTGTGCCATCAACCTTGATAGGTGTTTTAGCCGTTGGGATTTATAGCTGGTTTAGAGGTAAAGATCTAGATAAAGATGAAGAGTTCCAAACTAAAATTCACAATGACCCTGAATTTAAAAAATATGTCTATGGCGACTCTAAAACACTTTTAGATGTCAAACTCCCTACGATAGAGTGGGTTGCTATGTGGATATTCTTAGGTGCGATCGCTATTGTGGCTATCCTTGGTGCCTTCCCTGAGCTTCGCCCTGCATTTGATAATGGCAAAGGCGTAATGAAGCCGATGAGTATGGTATCTGTAATTCAAATATTTATGCTAATTACTGGCGCAATTCTTATAATAGCAACTAAGGTAAAAGCCGGCGAAATCGCTCAAAACGCAATCTTTAGATCTGGTATGATAGCTATTGTAGCGGTATTTGGTATATCTTGGATGGCTAATACAATGTTTAGCGTTCATACTCCGATGCTTAAAGAATCATTAGGTGGTATAGTTCAGCTATATCCATGGACCTATGCTATTATGCTACTTTTGATATCTAAATTTGTAAATTCACAAGCTGCGGCTTTGGCGGCGTTTGTACCATTGGCTTTGGGTATCGGGGTTGATCCTGCTATTATCGTGGCGTTTGCTCCGGCTTGTTATGGATATTATATCCTTCCTACATATCCAAGCGACCTTGCTACGATACAATTTGACCGCTCAGGCACAACAAAAATAGGCAAATATGTAATCAACCATAGCTTCATTATTCCAGGCTTGCTTGGGGTATTTGTATCTTGTGTATTTGGTTATATCTTTACTACTTTTGCAGGATATCTATAA
- the hemB gene encoding porphobilinogen synthase: protein MFKRYRRLRLNEPLRDMLTENRLSISDFIYPLFVVEGKGIKNEISSMPGVFQMSLDEILKECDEIINLGIKSIILFGIPSLKDSIGSDALDENGIIARSVRAIKEKFKDLIVITDLCFCEYTDHGHCGILDHKCGSVDNDATLEISAKQALIHAKAGADMIAPSGMMDGIIYTLRKALDENGYMNLPIMSYSTKFASAYYGPFRDVAQSTPSFGDRKSYQMNPANRLEAINESLEDEAQGADILMVKPALAYLDIIRDIKERTNLPLCVYNVSGEYALLKAGAKAGVIDYDRVMMETMIAFKRAGANLIISYHAKEVAKILNSNKG, encoded by the coding sequence ATGTTTAAAAGATATAGAAGATTAAGATTAAATGAGCCTTTGCGTGATATGCTAACAGAAAATAGACTATCTATTAGTGATTTTATATATCCGCTTTTTGTAGTTGAGGGCAAGGGGATTAAAAATGAGATAAGCTCGATGCCTGGCGTATTTCAGATGAGTTTAGATGAGATTTTAAAAGAGTGCGATGAGATCATAAATTTAGGGATAAAATCTATAATTTTATTTGGGATTCCAAGCTTAAAAGATAGCATAGGTAGTGATGCTTTGGATGAAAATGGGATAATTGCTAGATCTGTTAGGGCTATTAAAGAGAAATTTAAAGATCTTATAGTTATTACTGATTTATGCTTTTGCGAATACACAGATCATGGGCATTGCGGAATTTTAGATCATAAATGCGGCAGCGTAGATAATGACGCTACCCTTGAAATATCAGCCAAACAAGCCCTCATCCACGCCAAAGCTGGCGCTGATATGATAGCGCCTAGTGGAATGATGGATGGGATAATTTATACTTTGCGTAAGGCATTGGATGAAAATGGATATATGAATTTACCTATTATGTCCTACTCTACCAAATTCGCTTCAGCATATTATGGGCCATTTCGTGATGTAGCGCAAAGCACCCCAAGCTTTGGCGATAGAAAAAGCTATCAAATGAATCCTGCTAATAGACTTGAAGCGATTAATGAGAGCTTAGAAGATGAGGCTCAAGGCGCTGATATTTTGATGGTTAAACCGGCTTTAGCATATTTAGATATCATAAGAGATATAAAAGAGCGAACGAATTTACCACTTTGTGTATATAATGTGAGTGGAGAATACGCACTTTTAAAAGCTGGCGCTAAGGCGGGTGTTATAGATTATGATCGTGTGATGATGGAGACTATGATAGCATTCAAAAGAGCTGGAGCTAATCTAATCATCAGCTATCACGCCAAAGAAGTTGCTAAGATATTAAATTCAAACAAGGGATAG
- the rplT gene encoding 50S ribosomal protein L20, whose product MARVKTGVVRRRRHKKVLKLARGFYSARHKHFRKAKEQLERSLVYAYRDRRAKKRDFRRLWIIRINAACRLNDISYSRFINGLKKANIELDRKVLANLAMNDAAAFASIVAEVKKAL is encoded by the coding sequence ATGGCAAGAGTTAAAACTGGTGTTGTAAGACGCCGCAGACACAAAAAAGTTCTAAAACTAGCTCGTGGTTTTTATAGTGCTAGACATAAACATTTTAGAAAAGCTAAAGAGCAGTTAGAAAGAAGTTTAGTATATGCGTATCGTGATAGACGCGCTAAAAAGCGTGATTTCCGTAGATTATGGATCATCCGCATTAATGCAGCGTGTAGATTAAACGATATTAGCTACTCAAGATTTATAAATGGTCTTAAAAAAGCAAACATCGAATTAGATAGAAAAGTTTTGGCAAACCTAGCTATGAATGATGCAGCGGCATTTGCTAGCATTGTAGCAGAGGTTAAAAAAGCTTTATAA
- the purM gene encoding phosphoribosylformylglycinamidine cyclo-ligase — translation MISYKDAGVDIDAGNSFVEGIKPFVKSTLTPNVIGGIGSFSGAFRLPTGYNKPTLLAATDGVGTKLRLAIDSGKLDSVGIDLVAMCVNDLICNFATPMFFLDYYATGKLDINSAKEVVSGIAKGCVIAKCALIGGETAEMPSMYSSGDFDLAGFAVGVAEEDEIDRSKFVNESDILIALPSSGLHSNGFSLARAVIKKEKLNLGSEFEGKTLLETLLEPTRIYVDEFLRLKDSINAMAHITGGGIVENLPRVLPNGLGAKIQRGAIKTPKIFELIAKSVEQSEMDRTFNCGVGMVLVVSKDKADHILANSDGYIIGEIVKGNGVKMI, via the coding sequence ATGATAAGTTATAAAGACGCTGGTGTGGATATTGATGCTGGAAATAGCTTTGTTGAGGGGATTAAGCCCTTTGTCAAATCAACTCTAACTCCAAATGTAATAGGTGGCATCGGCTCATTTTCTGGGGCTTTCAGGCTTCCAACTGGATATAATAAACCAACTCTTCTAGCCGCAACTGATGGCGTAGGAACAAAGCTTCGCCTAGCTATAGATAGTGGCAAACTTGATAGCGTTGGCATTGATTTAGTCGCGATGTGTGTGAATGATCTTATATGTAATTTTGCTACGCCTATGTTTTTTTTGGATTACTACGCAACTGGTAAATTAGATATAAACTCGGCCAAAGAAGTAGTAAGCGGTATCGCCAAAGGATGCGTAATAGCCAAATGCGCTCTAATAGGTGGCGAAACGGCTGAAATGCCTAGTATGTATAGTTCTGGGGATTTTGATCTAGCGGGATTTGCTGTGGGCGTGGCTGAAGAAGATGAGATCGATAGGAGTAAATTTGTAAATGAAAGCGATATTTTAATCGCACTTCCAAGCTCAGGACTTCACTCAAATGGCTTTTCACTAGCAAGGGCGGTGATCAAAAAAGAGAAGTTAAATTTGGGTAGTGAATTTGAGGGTAAGACGCTTTTAGAGACGCTTTTAGAACCTACTAGAATTTATGTAGATGAGTTTTTACGCCTTAAAGATAGCATAAACGCAATGGCTCATATCACTGGTGGCGGTATAGTCGAAAATCTCCCTAGAGTCTTGCCAAATGGACTTGGCGCAAAGATCCAAAGAGGTGCTATCAAAACGCCAAAAATCTTTGAATTAATCGCCAAAAGCGTAGAGCAAAGCGAGATGGATAGGACATTTAACTGCGGTGTCGGTATGGTGTTAGTGGTTTCTAAAGATAAGGCGGATCATATCTTAGCTAATAGCGATGGCTACATTATCGGCGAGATTGTCAAAGGCAATGGGGTCAAAATGATTTAA
- the rpmI gene encoding 50S ribosomal protein L35, translated as MPKMKSVRGAAKRFKVGKNKIKRGSAFRSHILTKMSPKRKRDLRQSQYVDSTNVSAVKKMLCI; from the coding sequence ATGCCAAAGATGAAATCTGTTCGTGGTGCAGCTAAACGCTTTAAAGTTGGCAAAAATAAGATAAAAAGAGGCTCCGCATTTAGAAGCCATATCTTAACCAAAATGTCACCTAAGCGCAAAAGAGACCTAAGACAATCTCAATATGTAGATAGTACAAATGTCTCAGCTGTGAAAAAAATGCTTTGTATATGA
- the ung gene encoding uracil-DNA glycosylase: MYLDLISYLDPSWQELLKDELNSQNFANIIKFLNSQTATIYPPKELIFNAFNLCKPSDLKVIIIGQDPYHNPQEAMGLAFSVPQGVRIPPSLKNIFKELIDDINSDILVNRSSDLSDWARQGVLLLNSALTVEKNRPASHAKIGWQGFISGVIKIINLRFNHCVFMLWGNHAKALSPLIDPNSHLILQAAHPSPLARGAFFGSRHFSKCNEYLLAHSKTPIKWL, translated from the coding sequence ATGTATTTAGATTTAATCTCTTATTTAGACCCTAGTTGGCAAGAGCTTTTAAAAGATGAGCTAAATAGCCAAAATTTCGCTAATATAATTAAATTTTTAAACTCACAAACCGCTACGATTTATCCACCAAAAGAGCTTATTTTTAATGCATTTAATTTATGCAAACCAAGTGATTTAAAGGTTATAATTATTGGTCAAGATCCATATCACAATCCTCAAGAAGCAATGGGTTTAGCTTTTAGTGTGCCACAAGGTGTGAGAATTCCGCCGAGTTTAAAAAATATATTTAAAGAGCTTATAGACGATATAAATAGCGATATATTGGTTAATAGAAGTAGTGATTTGAGTGATTGGGCAAGGCAGGGAGTTTTGCTTTTAAATAGTGCTTTAACAGTAGAGAAAAACCGCCCCGCATCACACGCCAAAATAGGTTGGCAAGGCTTTATAAGTGGAGTTATCAAAATTATAAATTTGAGATTCAATCATTGCGTTTTTATGCTTTGGGGTAATCACGCAAAGGCACTATCGCCACTGATAGACCCAAATTCGCATCTAATTTTACAAGCTGCTCACCCAAGTCCATTAGCAAGGGGAGCGTTTTTTGGCTCACGGCATTTTAGCAAGTGTAATGAGTATTTACTAGCTCACTCTAAAACGCCAATTAAGTGGCTATAA
- the ribA gene encoding GTP cyclohydrolase II encodes MNIEISKIANLPTKFGNFKIKAYKENHKEHLAIFSPNLGEIINLRIHSECLTGDTLGSKKCDCGEQLEAALKYIADNGGMVIYLRQEGRNIGLLNKVNAYALQDTGLDTIEANHQLGFKADERTYEMVDFILNDFGIKGVNLLTNNPLKLTSIKTKIISRIPIQIAPNEYNKDYLNIKKEQMGHML; translated from the coding sequence GTGAATATAGAGATATCTAAAATAGCAAATTTACCAACTAAATTTGGCAATTTCAAAATCAAAGCATATAAAGAAAATCACAAAGAACACTTAGCAATATTTAGCCCAAATTTAGGCGAGATAATAAACCTTAGAATTCACTCCGAGTGCCTAACGGGTGATACTTTAGGGAGTAAAAAGTGCGATTGTGGCGAGCAGTTAGAAGCGGCTTTGAAATATATCGCAGATAATGGCGGGATGGTTATTTACTTGCGTCAAGAAGGGCGAAATATCGGATTATTAAACAAAGTCAATGCCTACGCCTTACAAGATACTGGCCTTGATACTATAGAGGCAAATCATCAGCTAGGATTTAAGGCTGATGAGAGGACATATGAGATGGTTGATTTTATCTTAAATGATTTTGGGATTAAGGGGGTAAATTTGCTAACAAATAATCCATTAAAGCTCACAAGCATAAAAACCAAAATCATAAGCCGAATTCCAATCCAAATAGCGCCAAATGAGTATAATAAAGATTATCTAAATATCAAAAAAGAGCAGATGGGACATATGCTATGA
- a CDS encoding putative transporter: protein MFSSFFESKKWAFWAYGGLFVIIVSLIFQTRLNVAINDWYKDFYDIMQNVKDHSVDEFWEQIYRFLLIAMPYVIIATITTFFASHWVFRWREAMTFGYLNRWRACKHDIEGSSQRIQEDVYRFAKITETLGLQILKAIMILIAFIPVLWGLSSGVDLPYLKEIPGSLVWIALAVSVGGLIISWFVGIKLPKLEYNIQKSEAAFRKELVYAEDDKVNYASFESVLGLFTGLRFNYYRLFLHYGYFNVWLISFSQFMVIVPFIIMGNGLFSGVITLGVLIQVSNAFSQVRSSFSVFIDNWTTITELRSIHKRLDEFEKNIKFG, encoded by the coding sequence ATGTTTTCAAGCTTTTTTGAGAGTAAAAAATGGGCTTTTTGGGCTTATGGTGGGCTTTTTGTGATTATTGTATCTTTGATTTTTCAAACTAGATTAAATGTAGCGATTAATGATTGGTATAAAGATTTTTACGATATTATGCAAAATGTCAAAGATCATAGTGTAGATGAGTTTTGGGAGCAAATTTATAGATTTTTATTAATTGCGATGCCTTATGTGATTATCGCTACTATCACTACATTTTTTGCTAGCCATTGGGTTTTTAGGTGGCGAGAGGCTATGACTTTTGGCTATCTAAATAGATGGAGAGCGTGTAAGCACGATATAGAAGGCTCTAGTCAAAGGATACAAGAAGATGTTTATAGATTTGCTAAAATCACTGAAACTTTGGGCTTACAGATATTAAAAGCTATAATGATATTAATAGCATTTATCCCAGTTTTATGGGGACTTAGCAGTGGAGTGGATCTACCATATTTAAAAGAAATTCCCGGCTCATTAGTTTGGATAGCCTTAGCTGTTAGTGTAGGTGGGCTTATAATATCTTGGTTTGTAGGTATAAAGCTACCAAAGCTAGAATACAATATCCAAAAGAGTGAAGCGGCTTTTAGAAAAGAGCTAGTTTATGCTGAAGATGATAAGGTAAATTATGCGAGTTTTGAGAGTGTATTGGGGCTATTTACTGGGCTTAGATTTAACTATTATAGGCTATTTTTACACTATGGATATTTCAATGTTTGGCTTATTTCATTTTCGCAATTTATGGTTATTGTGCCATTTATAATTATGGGAAATGGGCTATTTAGCGGAGTTATAACGCTTGGAGTGTTGATCCAAGTTAGCAACGCATTTAGTCAAGTTCGCAGTAGTTTTAGCGTATTTATAGATAATTGGACGACAATTACAGAGCTTAGAAGCATACATAAAAGGCTTGATGAATTTGAGAAAAATATTAAATTTGGCTAG